In a single window of the Papaver somniferum cultivar HN1 chromosome 8, ASM357369v1, whole genome shotgun sequence genome:
- the LOC113305975 gene encoding uncharacterized protein LOC113305975, with translation MGKRKAPDDSNDADGIAPVSMTTPNTSTTIGAEVGSSSQASSHTNEAETTPTSTTEVSASKKKYGKVRSGVWLEMTRVSDTQAQCHHCKGLYAADNDVHGTSGLRKHLNRCAKNPNKKVEKGQQTLLMPPPKPGEDGKLVSCTYSYDRLRRALVEWIIKDEIAFRAVEGSGFVAMMQVAEPRFKVPGRMTIYRDTHGHHQIIIIIFV, from the exons ATGGGGAAGCGCAAAGCACCAGATGATTCCAATGATGCTGATGGCATTGCTCCTGTTAGT ATGACTACTCCAAATACAAGTACAACTATTGGAGCAGaagttggatcatcctctcaagctTCATCTCACACAAATGAAGCTGAAACTACACCAACAAGTACAACTGAAGTTAGTGCAAGCAAAAAGAAGTATGGCAAAGTGAGATCTGGAGTTTGGTTGGAGATGACAAGGGTAAGTGACACTCAAGCTCAATGTCATCATTGCAAGGGATTATATGCTGCTGACAATGATGTACATGGCACTTCTGGATTACGGAAGCATTTGAATAGATGTGCAAAGAATCCTAACAAGAAGGTAGAAAAAGGACAACAAACTCTGTTGATGCCACCCCCAAAGCCAGGTGAAGATGGTAAACTTGTGTCATGTACTTACAGTTATGATAGGTTAAGAAGGGCTCTTGTTGAGTGGATAATTAAGGATGAAATAGCTTTTAGAGCAGTAGAAGGGTCAGGCTTTGTGGCAATGATGCAGGTGGCAGAGCCTAGGTTCAAGGTTCCAGGGCGTATGACAATTTATAGGGAT ACACATGGACATCACcaaataattataattatattTGTGTAA